The segment AGCTTATACCCAATAGCACCAAGCATATTAATGTGACACTGTCTTTGCAACACCTGGGCCAAGCCCTGTCTAGAAATGCATTTGGGAATATAATTATATAGAGCTTTCAAAGACCTATCAATTCTTAcatttccacttaatttttattctgttgctcTAAACCTAATTGTCTTCAAGCACaggcataaaataaaaggatgattcCTTAGGACCTAAATACTCATGTTACCTTTTGCAGGAATATAAAAAcccattttgcttatttttcttctgagctTTTATTAAGAACCTAAATCAGCTTTCCAAATGTCCAGGCTGCTTTCCTGACAGATGAAGACCCACTTCTTGCATCACTGAGTCTTAGAGTTTATTGGAAGGCCACTTGTCTTGTAAACTGTAGAATGTTTAAGACATGTTGAAATTGTCAAGATATTTGCAGAGAATTGATCTGGACGTATTTGATTCTGGGTTTGTAACTCTCTGCTTTTAATTCCAGATTTTGCTACTAGAGACAAGCTAGCAGAATGAGTATCTGAGGAGGGAATGCTTCCTGATGCGGTCCCAACACTAACCAGATGACCACTCAGATCTTATGGTTAGTGAATTACCCTTGTCACCTTGGTTTGGGAAAAGTCCCACCACACATGTGCTGGGCTAAGTGTATGTTCTTTATATCTATTCTATGTAGTTTCATTCTAAAGCATGTAACTTCTCTTGCAACATAGGACAATTTCGTAACTATAAAAACATTTCAGCATACTTTACTGTTAATGGCACATTAGCTATTAACAAAATTCTCTCTTTTGGGGGGCAAAACAATAGAGTTAGATAAACCATCTTCAAGTTAGCAGTGAATTTCTTGGTTTCCCCAACTCTTGAGTACAGGCCGTCCTACATATTCCTGTTAAGAAACAGAGCAGTTTATGCTTGAGTAAGTACAAGAATAATGGATTTCTTATATTTCAAAACAACTGCCTTTCTAAAATAGACTCGTTTCATCTGAGTCAACCATGGTATGGATAAGGCACCCTACATTCTGTTATAGTAAGAGAAAGTTTGAGTGTGCGgtagaaacttttatttaaatatgacaGTTTCTATTCCTTCATAAACAGCATAATCCAAAATATACACGTAATTAATATTCAGTAATACCAGAAAGTAATCATTTGTGAAACtttttgtagagaaaaaaaaaattagactagtTATTAGTGTTAAGAAACAGGCTAATATAACCAATTGATTATGATAATAACAGAGTTTCAGTAAGAGATTGTTGAAATTGGAGTTTATTGGGATCATACTTCCTAAAACCATGTTATGAGtagttctgttttatttcctttattttcccattgATTGTGTGTGCGCATGACAATCTGTGGTCCTAAATGAATCACTCAGAGAGGAAAGACTGTAAAAGACAAACGATAGTTTTGAACCACGCGTCATTGACTATTTCATGAGACCTCAGGTACAGCTCACTAAAAGTCTGAATTTTGTAATGATATCCTAGTTgtgaaatgagaaagaggaagCCTAAAGGTATGAAGCCATTTGCTCAAGGATCACACTGGTTAGTTGATTTGAGATGCCTCAGGGTTTCTCCCCCTTTCTGTGTTGCTACTGTTTCAACCACTTGTccagtggttgccagaagttCTTTATTTCCCAACTGTGACTTCAGTTTTTCCATGGAAGGCGTCCCCCGTATCACTGTATTGTTTGATGAGAGTATATTCCCTCAACtgacttttccctcttcccttttacCGACAGCACTGGTCATACAGAAAATTTCCTCAGAATACAGGCTGGGGATTTGGGCTATTGGAGATGAAATTCCAATGATGGTCTTGAAAGCAAGCAGGAATCCCGATGAGGAATTTGCGTTTTTGTAAAACTGAAggcaaagtattttaaatgttttagaatcAGCAAATCCTAGAATACATGTGTATATTGAATGCTTTGTACCACTTCCATATATTCTCAAAAAGACAGCTGGGTGTCGGTTAACCCATcaacttgcattttcttttctgctcagaGGAGGAATCAAAAGTTTCTTCGTACTGTCCTTCATGACATCCCTCTCAGTTCTCTCCCATGAAAGACAGCCCCAGATTGAGGAAGAAACAGGATTTCTGTCTTGTAACATTTACAGTGTGTTACTTTTCAATCCTGAAAAATTACTTACATTCTCTTGGTATATCTCTTCTGTTTAGAATCAGAGATTTGAATTGGTCCAGTGATTTCCACATTTCTATTGTTCACAGTCTACTTAGATAAAATTTGCCTGTAAATCAATTTATTTAGGTAGTGAGGTATATCTGGAAAATTAACATTGTTTCTGTCTCGTAAACAAAGATTAGTATCAGTTGCAGTAAGTAGAAGAGAGGTCAATGACCCTCACAGTCCTACGGCTTTTCAGGACCCCTTAGTAACTGTTAACTGCTGAGCACTCTGTGAcatcattatattattttgttatgtAAGGAGGACAGGGAGCCTTGTTAGCGATACAGAAATCAAAGTAAacatattgaaaattttaattttattaggttagaattttgaatagtattttaaaatagaagttatGTCTTATGGTACAGGCCATTCTAAAAATGCCTTAGCTGTCATCTATTTGCCATGTAAAATGTTGAAGACTTTCAATAACATAGATACTAAATTTGTGAGTCTCTACAGATGATGATTgcttaataatattgtaacaaaagcattttttattatataagtgACATCTGGGGGCCCAGATATGTCTGTCACTTGAGATTCAGACGAAGGTAAAGGGTGTGCTAGTTTTTGCAAACCCACTAGAATCAGATATTTCCTCATTAGTGGGTAAAATAGCTCTGGGAAGTGCTTTCTCGGTATCCTATACTCATTTTGCATGATTAAATGATGTCTTAAGGTATACATTAGATACAAGATGTGAATTGTTgaatctttcatttattcattattgccGCAAATATCATTGAGTTCTAACTCACCAGGAAGAGTGTCTTTGAGTTACCCTCACTATCATCCACTTTTGCTGGCATTTGATCTTTAGATtgtatctaaaatttaaaattttctgccaAAGCCATGACTAgtgcataattaaaaaatatcttatccTTTATCCTTTATCAATTGCTATCACAAACACCAATgacagcatatatttttaaattgtgtttagcttatgaaatataaatgtgaCAAATGAATgggtttcctgaatatttttcaagatttcagtCATTAATTGGTATTCTCTCTTTTACTGCATTGTTTTCAAGTATTCTTTGTGTTTTAATCTTAAGAGCAATTACGTTGGTTTACTATGACCCATTTATAATATTTGACCAGGTAGGAACATGTTGTATGCTCTACACAAATTATGCTTCAGTAGTTCAAACAAATGTGCGTTTCTTCAGGATTCATTCCCAGAAAATTAAGGGAATTTTCTcagacaattttaaaagaaggaaagttgattttatatataagttaTAAGAACtgggaaatatagaaaaaaatctttccttgttttagactaaataatataattagcCGTCCTTTATCTAAAATATAGTTAGtagtaataaaatgtattttcaaaagagtatttaaatctttaaataattactagtaattttgagtaaaatatgtaattattctcattattgccattataaaatgtttcatgaTAGTTTTATAAAAGATagcatataaagaaaaatcaccttAATTCAATAAATCAAGACTACTTATTCTTAACACTATttatgaaaatacacattttaataaatttggtaTATATTGTTCATACAGTTAATATTCGCCTAGAATTATGTCTTCCTTCTTTCAGGAATGTAAGCCCTTATGGAAATATACACCAAAACCCAATATATGAAAAGCCAGAGAAACATCTCAGAATTCATACTTCTAGGACTTTCGTATGACCAGTACATGCAAATATTTTGCTTTGTGCTCTTCTCATTCAGTTATGTTTCCCTGTTGGCAGGAAACCTGCTGATCCTTGTCTCCATCCGACTCAGTCCTCTTTATCACCAACCCATGTACTACTTCCTCATCCACTTGTCCTCCATGGACATCTGCTACACCTCTACGGTTACACCCAAGTTAATTGCTGACCTGctggtggaaagaaaaaaaatctcctacaGTAACTGCATGTTACAGGTCTTTACAATGCACTTCTTTGGAGGCACTGAGATCTTCCTTCTTACCACCATGACCTTTGATCGCTATGCTGCCATCTGCAAACCTCTCCACTATGTGATTATCATGAACAGGACAAGGTGCCATCTCCTAGTCTTAGCTGCTTGGTCTGGTGGTTCCATCCATGCCTTTCCTCTATTCTCTACGGCAATTAGTTTGCCCTTCTGTGGTCCTAATGAAATCAATCACTACTTTTGTGGtatttttcctttgctaaagGTGGCCTATACAGATACCTACATCGCTGGTATTCTTGTGGTTCCCTTTTCAGGTATGTTTTCTTTAGTGACCTTTATtgtcttatttgtttcttatgggATAGTATTGTTCACTTTAAGAAATCTCTCAGATGACGGAAGACATAAAGCCCTCTCCACCTGTTGGTTTCATATCACTGTGGTCATCTGGTTTTTAGGCCTATAATATTTATCTACCTTAGACCACCTACTACTTTTCCTGaggacaaaatatttgctctgTTTTATACCATTGTTGCTCCAATGTTCGGTCCCCTAATCTACACTCTGAAAAATTCAGAGATGAAAAAAGCCATGAGAAAGGTTTGGTGCCCATCATTATTTCCAAAGGAAGCATGCAGttaatttgaagaattttattgGCTAAgcattctgagaaagaaaagagggagatgtGAACGAAAAAGGGAGGGACTTTCTCATGGGGTTTGTGGACCATCACTGTCATGAGAGGAGTGAATGGAAGCAATGGGACTACAGGTTTAAAGTAACACTGAGCAAGTCCTGAttcttaaaaaccaaaattaattgGAATCTAAGTTAACTTTGTGGAGTATTAAGATGGTATGGGTAGGGGAAATGTCATTAATATCAATAGAGCCAAAGCAGATAAACCAATGCTATATTATTAGTGATttataaagggaaatattttaatcacAGTTTTCATAATATATTGCACTTAGAGGCCAGACCACAGAGTGACAGACATTTTTGGTAATTCAGAAGTTGTaatcttaacaaaaagaaaaagaaaccagcaaTAATCTGAAACTGaaagattaatttaaatttttgattgaaTATATGTGTNNNNNNNNNNNNNNNNNNNNNNNNNNNNNNNNNNNNNNNNNNNNNNNNNNNNNNNNNNNNNNNNNNNNNNNNNNNNNNNNNNNNNNNNNNNNNNNNNNNNCCAAAACCCAATATATGAAAAGCCAGAGAAACATCTCAGAATTCATACTTCTAGGACTTTCGTATGACCAGAACATTCAAATATTCTGCCTTGTGCTCTTCTCATTCAGTTATGTTGCCCTGTTGGCAGGAAACCTGCTGATCCTTGTCTCCATCCGACTCAGTCCTCTTTATCACCAACCCATGTACTACTTCCTCACCACTTGTCCTCCATGGACATCTGCTACACCTCTACGGTTACACCCAAGTTCATTGCTGACCTGCTGGTGGAAAGAAAAACCATCTCCTACAGTAACTGCATGTTACAGGTCTTTACAATGCACTTCTTTGGAGGCACTGAGATCTTCCTTCTTACCACCATGACCTTTGATCGCTATGCTGCCATCTGCAAACCTCTCCACTATGTGATTATCATGAACAGGACAAGGTGCCATCTCCTAGTCTTAGCTGCTNAGCTGCTTGGTCTTGTGCAGCCATCCATGCCTTTCCTCTATTCTCTACGGCAATTGGTTTGCCCTTCTGTGGTCCTAATGAAATCAATCACTACTTTTgtgatatttttcctttgctaaatGTGGCCTATACAGATACCTACATCGCTGGTATTCTTGTGGTTCCCTTTTCAGGTATGTTTTCCTTAGTGACCTTTATtgtcttatttgtttcttatgggATAATATTGTTCACTTTAAGAAATCTCTCAGATGACGGAAGACATAAAGCCCTCTCCACCTGTTGGTTTCATATCACTGTGGTCATCTGGTTTTTAGGCCTATAATATTTATCTACCTTAGACCACCTACTACTTTTCCTGaggacaaaatatttgctctgTTTTATACCATTGTTGCTCCAATGTTCGGTCCCCTAATCTACACTCTGAAAAATTCAGAGATGAAAAAAGCCATGAGAAAGGTTTGGTGCCCATCATTATTTCCAAAGGAAGCATGCAGttaatttgaagaattttattgGCTAAgcattctgagaaagaaaagagggagatgtGAACGAAAAAGGGAGGGACTTTCTCATGGGGTTTGTGGACCATCACTGTCATGAGAGGAGTGAATGGAAGCAATGGGACTACAGGTTTAAAGTAACACTGAGCAAGTCCTGAttcttaaaaaccaaaattaattgGAATCTAAGTTAACTTTGTGGAGTATTAAGATGGTATGGGTAGGGGAAATGTCATTAATATCAATAGAGCCAAAGCAGATAAACCAATGCTATATTATTAGTGATttataaagggaaatattttaatcagAGTTTTCATAATATATTGCACTTAGAGGCCAGACCACAGAGTGACAGACATTTTTTGGTAATTCAGAAGTTGTaatcttaacaaaaaagaaaaagaaaccagcaaTAATCTGAAACTGaaagattaatttaaatttttgattgaatatatgtgtgtgtgtgtatatacatatatatacctttagtttatacagaaatcagttatgcaaatgaataaatatttagagtagaatctgttctatttttttacttttttttttttatagaggtGCCCCAAGTAGAATCTGTTTTAAAGTGGTTCCTGGGGGTCACCTCTCCTGGTGTCCCATTGAAGTCAATCATAATAAATAGTGAAGACAGAGTGAGAATCTACAATTCAGAAAGCTGAAACTCACTTCCCGGCATCCCACCTATTGCCCAGAGTTCAGTATCATTTCCCTGAACTTAAGGAActatgaattaaaatttatgtgtTGCTCACCCTACCTGCCTAAAACGGGTAACCAATGGTTACTCCTAGGATCCAAAactcatagcttagcctagcctaccataactatgctcagaacacttacattttTAGCCTGCAGTTGGGCAAAGTCATCGAATACAAGGCCTATTTTGTAAGAAAGcattgaatatctcatgtaacttATTAAATACTGTATTGCATGTAAAAAACGGAATGGCTATATAGGTACAGAGGGTTCTAAGTGTATTGATCATTGACCCTCGTGGCTGCTTGGCTGACTGGGATCTGCACCTCACTGaccctgcccagcatcacaagagaggATTGTGCTGCGTATCAGTAGCCTGGGAAAGacccaaattcaaaattcaagatACAGTTTCCACTGCATGTACATCACTTTTATACCATTGTAAAGTTGGAAAAGTACAAGTCAAGCCATTGTTAAGTTGGGGGCCATTTATACATAGGactttctagaaaaggcaaaactatagaaacAGCAAAAGATCAGTCCATGGATGCCAAGGattagggaggggagggaggaagaggtggagCAAAGAGGATTTTAGGGTCGGGAATCTGTTCTCTATGTCCCTGGATGTTGGAGAGTGTTATCATACATGTCAGAACCCACCGAAGGTACAACACCAAGGGTGAACTCTGATGTAAACTGGATTTGGGTTATAATGATGTCCCAGTGAGGGACACTGGGGGTATACTGGATCTCTGTAGTCACTCCTCTATGTTGTATGAAAgtaaaactgctctaaagaatAACGTTTATCAATTACAAAATACATTGCAGCGCAATACCTAAAGAAAGTCATCTTGTAACTAAACAAAGAGTCTTCTGAAATAGTTTTTCTAGTGAACATAGATCATGCAGTAAAACTTTACAACTATAACGTAAGGCATTTTGCTCATGCTTCATAGCACTTAAAATAAGCTATCTTTAGACACAGCCATTGTGACAGAGTAGGGACTGGAGAGTGGAATTTATGAGAAGGGAGAGAGTTAcaatactgaaataattttatttatatatttatttattcatttatttattatttaagattttatttatttgggagagcaCACTGCAAGTTGGGGGAGTAGAGACTaccctttgagcagggagccagacactgggactgaccccaggacccacggatcatgagctgagctggaggcagaggcttaactgactgaacggCCCCGGTGCCCCTGCAGGAGTTTTAGATTAGACACAGCCGATGCAGGACCTACAAGCATTCTGCAGGCACTGGGGAAAGAAGCAGGGATAGCAGGAAACATAGTGAGGGAGAAAACATTAAGTAGAgtttttataaaaaggagaaattgggCAAACGACCTTCTCAGCAGCTaccaataaagaaacaaaagtatgGCGTGATTTGGCTTTATGTTTTGAAAGAGCATCATAAAACATTTATCAGTCTAAATATTGAAAGGGAAAGTGCTTAAAACGACCAACTTCTTTACTAGAGTGAAGATCATCTTCATGCGTAGGAAGGGCACATCAATAAAATGAGCAATGTCACGTAATCGGCAATCAGATTGAAAGTCACAAATTACCAGCACACCTGAAGTCCTCTTCCTACTTCCTTAAAGTCTCCACCTTTGGAAAGTAATCActatcctcatctataaaactgatgaaatttaCCTAGTGTTTGAATCTGTAGAAAATCAGTCATGCAGATTATACTCTCACACGTCTGTTCTCATTGGTACGTTCCTGAGATTCATTCTTTATGTTTTATCTATTTCCTGATTATTTTCATTGATGTGGGGTATCTCACTGCACGGATATGGGACAATCGATCCATTCTCTTGTTGCTAGACATTCAGGCATTTTGTATTCAAGGATATTGTGAGCAGAGTTTGAATATTTTGAAACATGCATTTTGTTGACTATACATCATCGATTGATATGTGCTTTTTACAAAAGATGCACCCAAATCCTAGGgcatgaaaaaatggaaactgaaaGCATGAAAACCATGGAGCAGTCAAAATGCAgtaatattagttttttttattttattttacttatttttttggatatattttatttactaatttgaaaaagaggacaaaaggggggcagtggcaggcagagggatagagagaagcaggctccttgcacagcagggagccctatgtcaggctgcatcccaggactctgggatcatgacctgagctgaatgcagacattTAATCAAATGAACTCCTCAGGCACCCAAAATGCAGTAGTGTTGGAAGCAGtggtatatatatttgatattattttgtttgtatgtatatatttaaaaaacagacctTAAGGCAAGAGCCAGTAACAATTCTTAAAATCACTCAATATTGATAGAATTTGCAACACTGAAACATTCACAAATCTGAATGTGATATAGATAGAAAGATATAGAGGATTTGATCCAAATAATAAGCAGCAAGCTATGGGTAAATAAAAAACCCTACACTCATCAGCTGTTGAGTGAAtatgagttatttaaaataattgatccTATTTTATGCCACAAGTATATTCTCAACAGGTGTCAAATTACCTGTGCCACTCAGAGCCACTTGTCTACTGACAATTCagttaaagtaaaaaacaataagaaaggaGTAAGAGTCAATCTCAAATATATGGTAATTTAGtaaccttttaaataaaaacagtgaaaataaatcataatagaaactggagaataataaaaataaaattgataaaaatactatttatcaaAAAAGTATGCCAATGCTTAGAGGTAAATCCCTAGCCTGTGCTAAAACACAAAATACGTTATTACATCAATAGATGATTTGTTACCACCTAATTGTAACTACACTTGATCTTGGACAAAGCATGGGGTTTTGAATGTCAGTAATGtttcactaaattctacaccaaaaactaacataacactgtatgctaacaaactggaatttaaataaaatttgaaacaaacaaataaaaataaataaatagacaaaaaaataagttttacacctgaaactaatatttagACTAATATTAGACaagctaactaactggaattgatataaaaactaaaaaaacaaaacaaaacaaaacaaaaaaaccctaattgTAACAATGCCCAAAACATTACCTATAAATACTTTAGAACAAGcaacatatttatttgtaaaatactaAAAGTTATTCCTTTGGAATCAGGAAGAAGAATTGACACTTCGTATCACCAGTTCATATTAACATTATTTAGTATTATACTGAAGGTGCTGACTAATccaataagaccaaaaaaaaaaaaaaaaaaggaaaaagtgataaGGATTATATCAACAACAAATACAATACTATTTCTAAGGACTCTACAGAAAGTATTAGTCACAAGGGGATATGTTGAATAGCTCTATGCTAAATTTAAACAGACCGAAAATGACAAGTGCTGGTGACGTTGTGGGGAAATGggaactctcatacatttctggtgggaatgtaacacAGCATCACCACTTTTGAAAACAcattggcagtttcttaaaatgctaACATACACTTAACATAAataactcagcaattccactcttaggtatccACCCAAGAGAAGTGATAATCTGTGTCCACATGAAGGCTGgtccatgaatgttcacagcaacatcaTTCACTCTGGCCCTTACATGGACACAATTCAAAGGTCCATCAGCTAGGGAATAAGTATACAAGATGTGGTAGAGCCGTACTGTGCAATACTATTCTTTCTAAagaggaacaaactactgataatACAATGTGATAAACCTCTCAAACAGTAtggtagaggaagaagatgaTATTGTCTTTaaactattgttttaaaaagtctgtttctctcctggtTCTGCTACGTGTCTTCACAAATGAATCAGGGGAAAAACGGATGTGTCCTTGAGATTCCCTAGATCTCTGGCCAAAGCTCCGTGGATTCCTTTATGTCCCAGCAGTAGCTGTCAGTGTGTGTAAAACTTGGACCCTCAGATCCATCCCAAACCCAGAAATGGCAATTCTCACGGTAAATGTAGTTGTTGCCGCTCATGTCCACTGTTTATATTCCGTTTTTAATCTCATTCCTTCTAGTTCTTCTTCCCTTAGTAGCTGTCCAGAAACTGTGGGTAATGGCCCACTACCCTTGGAATAAAATCTAACTTTATGTAAGAACAGTGTTGTATGTAAATTCATTATAAGTTGACCAAAGCACACTTTTTTGATCTTTGAGTTCACAGTGATGGATGGGACTCAGTATATTTACATCAGGTCAAACATGGCATAGATTCTGAACCTGTCATATTTTAATTGTGAGGTCTGGACCAATTGGCTTCAGGTCCATGAGCCTTCTTGAATTAATTAATCTGCACATTTTGGATAAGCAAATGACCCAAAATAGGTTTTATAACAATACACCCATTAGGACGGCCAAAATATGGGACAGCATCACcagcaaatgctggtgaggacgtgggaacaggaactctcatttctTGCTGCTGCGAAAGCAAAATTGTGCAGCCATTTAAGAAGATAGTTTGCcatttttgggggtttttttgtttttgttttttgttttgttttacaaaactaaaacaatttaGCAATCTCactccttggcatttacccaaaggagttgaaaatttatgtccacaaaaaaaccTGCACACGCATGTTtaacagcagctttattcataattgtctgTACAGATGGAAGCAGCCAAGACATCCTCCAGTAGGTTAAGTTAGATAAACAGACAGTCGAGTATAAATCGGTGCTGAGAGTAATGAGCTACaggccatgaaaagatatggaagacCCTTTCAATGTGTTCCCCATGATACGTGCAATTCAGCTCTATCAAAATTATGACATTCTTCTTGTCTTCCTTGTCACTAACTTTCCAGTTTCATATCTTACTAATTAGACTTTAAGGAGCTCAGTGTCAGGGTTATAACCTGACACACAGCAGGGGCTCAATGATAACAGCCACAATATATTGAGATGATTAGATTTTCTGCATACCCTTCTCCACCCCATGGCCTTTGTTATGCATCCTCTCCTAGGAATCCTCTCAGGCAACAGGTGCCTCTTCATTCTGATGATTCCCTTTCAATTTCTGTGCCCCTTTTTCCTGTGCTTTTATCTAGGAAATCTTCCTGACCCCCCTGGTCTTTGTTGTGCATCCCTCAAACATGCTTTCTTAGCACCCTGTGCTGCCACTACCTTCTGAACATTTATAACATGGTTTTGTCATTTTCTGCTCCACTCTGGGTGTCTCTCAGTGGATACAATGCTCTCTGAAAGCAAAGACCCAGGTTCCTCTCTATTCTCACTTGAAGCCCCAGCAACCATCCGTGTGTCTGATGTAATTTTGGGCTCAAGAAATTTCTATTGATTAATGACTGAGGGATGGAAGGAATAAATGGAGTATATTTATCCTgaagttgttttgtttgtagGTGAagccacatattttttaaaacagccttTCATAATGAAATGTTACAAAGAAGTAAACTAATTAACAGAGGAAAATGATATGAGCAGCTCAAGTACATAAGGTGATGAAATCTTACTGACAGCAGGGAGAGTATCAAGGTCAGCTACTTTTCTCAGTTCAtgttcccggggtcctgggattcagccccacatcatTTTCcctgc is part of the Ailuropoda melanoleuca isolate Jingjing chromosome 16, ASM200744v2, whole genome shotgun sequence genome and harbors:
- the LOC117796605 gene encoding LOW QUALITY PROTEIN: olfactory receptor 4P4-like (The sequence of the model RefSeq protein was modified relative to this genomic sequence to represent the inferred CDS: inserted 1 base in 1 codon); amino-acid sequence: MKSQRNISEFILLGLSYDQYMQIFCFVLFSFSYVSLLAGNLLILVSIRLSPLYHQPMYYFLIHLSSMDICYTSTVTPKLIADLLVERKKISYSNCMLQVFTMHFFGGTEIFLLTTMTFDRYAAICKPLHYVIIMNRTRCHLLVLAAWSGGSIHAFPLFSTAISLPFCGPNEINHYFCGIFPLLKVAYTDTYIAGILVVPFSGMFSLVTFIVLFVSYGIVLFTLRNLSDDGRHKALSTCWFHITVVIWFLXPIIFIYLRPPTTFPEDKIFALFYTIVAPMFGPLIYTLKNSEMKKAMRKVWCPSLFPKEACS